CTGGTCTGAAAtagtacatgtttgtgtgtgtgtgtgtgtgtgtatgtgtttgtgtgttgctcCCAGATACTGTTGTAGACAAACAGTACGACCCATTACAacgttattgttgcactgtagcaGGTGCTGGAGATGTGCATTTGACAGTACGCAAATGTGCCTGCGCTGTAGTGCGTGCGCGCAAAATCAAGTGGATGACCATGAATGCATGTATGGGTAGAATTTACACCAGCTGAACATGCATGTTAAACACAGTCTACGTCCACCAAGGTacacagagaaagagcgagagagatagagagcgagcgagcgagagagagagagagagagagagagagagagagagagagagagagagagagagagagagagagagagagagagagagagagagagagagagagagagagagagagagagggtgcactTGCTAGATGAGGCATCCACACGGTTGCTACTAATGTTTACATGTGGGAATAGCAGTTCCCAGGCCTGGACTGCAGCCACCTCAAACTTCCCATGGACCATCACAACTCTGGACGTGATATGTTAGGATGTTATGGGTGAAATGTTGAGTATGTGAATGAGGAACCGATACATGGGTGCCTTGTTCCTGTTTGCATGGTAACATTGGCTAATCAATAAATAGAACATGTGATTGCTTAGGATTTATTAGGACTACAGATGAGTAGTTGATATCTGATATCTGATGTCATTTGTGACAGATTTCTTGATTTCATTAGCTTGAATTCACTGATGTCTCATGTTTGTTAACGGAGAAATGACGccaatttcctgtttcctgtttgtctAGATCTTACAGGTGAATCTAGTGATGTCCATCCTGTTGTCCGTCATGTTCCTCGCGTACCTCTATGGTATCCAGGCAACCAATATGGATCGGCAGCAGCCAACCCAGGACCCTCTCAACTCCCTCATCATCAAGCTGCTTCAGGCTGACCTGACCAGGGACCGACCCCGAcagggccaggaccagggccaatGGGACAACCATGGGGAGGGCCGGGACAATGAGCCACAGGATAAGCTACCCCCActgggcctgccaggccccaACAGCCCCTTAGACGACCCGATCTCCCCGGACAGGTGGAGCTCGAGCTCTGTCTCCCAGCCACTCACCTCCCTGTCCTCAGAACTGCTGACGCAGCACAAACGCTACAACTCCCCCCGGGTGCTGCTTAGCGACAGgctgcccctccagcccccgccccTTTACCTCATAGACGACTACACGGGCAGCTCGGACGGCGCTAACAACACAGGCGTCCGCAAGAAGCGCTACGCCGAGCACAAGAGCTACCGCGGCGAGTACTCGGTGTGCGACAGCGAGAGCCAGTGGGTGACCGACAAAACCAACGCGGTGGACATCAGGGGACGTCACGTGACCGTGCTGGGACAAATCAAGACCAGCGCCACGGCGGAGGTCAAACAGTACTTTTACGAGACCAAGTGTCGGACTGCCAAACCCTACAGAAGCGGCTGCCGAGGGATCGACGACAAGCACTGGAACTCGCAGTGCAAGACGTCGCAGACGTACGTGCGCGCGCTCACG
The Osmerus eperlanus chromosome 17, fOsmEpe2.1, whole genome shotgun sequence DNA segment above includes these coding regions:
- the ntf3 gene encoding neurotrophin-3, whose product is MVTFITILQVNLVMSILLSVMFLAYLYGIQATNMDRQQPTQDPLNSLIIKLLQADLTRDRPRQGQDQGQWDNHGEGRDNEPQDKLPPLGLPGPNSPLDDPISPDRWSSSSVSQPLTSLSSELLTQHKRYNSPRVLLSDRLPLQPPPLYLIDDYTGSSDGANNTGVRKKRYAEHKSYRGEYSVCDSESQWVTDKTNAVDIRGRHVTVLGQIKTSATAEVKQYFYETKCRTAKPYRSGCRGIDDKHWNSQCKTSQTYVRALTQERSTVGWRWIRIDTSCVCALSRKHRRT